The Brassica napus cultivar Da-Ae unplaced genomic scaffold, Da-Ae ScsIHWf_1111;HRSCAF=1579, whole genome shotgun sequence genome includes a window with the following:
- the LOC125595996 gene encoding acyl-lipid omega-3 desaturase (cytochrome b5), endoplasmic reticulum-like isoform X2: protein MVVAMDQRSNVNGDSGARKEEGFDPSEQPPFKIGDIRAAIPKHCWVKSPLRSMSYVARDIFAVAALAMAAVYFDSWFLWPLYWVAQGTLFWAIFVLGHDWRISHRTHHQNHGHVENDESWVPLPEKLYKNLPHSTRMLRYTVPLPMLAYPIYLWYRSPGKEGSHFNPYSSLFAPSERKLIATSTTCWSIMLATLVYLSFLVGPVTVLKVYGVPYIIFVMWLDAVTYLHHHGHDEKLPWYRGKEWSYLRGGLTTIDRDYGIFNNIHHDIGTHVIHHLFPQIPHYHLVDATRAAKHVLGRYYREPKTSGAIPIHLVESLVASIKKDHYVSDTGDIVFYETDPDLYVYASDKSKIN from the exons ATGGTTGTTGCTATGGACCAGCGCAGCAATGTTAACGGAGATTCCGGTGCCCGGAAGGAAGAAGGGTTTGATCCAAGCGAACAACCACCGTTTAAGATCGGAGATATCAGGGCGGCGATTCCTAAGCATTGTTGGGTGAAGAGTCCTTTGAGATCTATGAGCTACGTCGCCAGAGACATTTTCGCCGTCGCGGCTCTGGCCATGGCCGCCGTGTATTTTGATAGCTGGTTCCTCTGGCCACTCTACTGGGTTGCCCAAGGAACCCTTTTCTGGGCCATCTTCGTTCTTGGCCACGACTG GAGAATAAGCCATCGGACACACCACCAGAACCATGGCCATGTTGAAAACGACGAGTCTTGGGTTCCG TTGCCAGAAAAGTTGTACAAGAACTTGCCCCATAGTACTCGGATGCTCAGATACACTGTTCCTCTGCCCATGCTCGCTTACCCGATCTatctg TGGTACAGAAGTCCTGGAAAAGAAGGGTCACATTTTAACCCATACAGTAGTTTATTTGCTCCAAGCGAGAGGAAGCTTATTGCAACTTCAACAACTTGCTGGTCCATAATGTTGGCCACTCTTGTTTATCTATCGTTCCTCGTTGGTCCAGTCACAGTTCTCAAAGTCTATGGTGTTCCTTACATT ATCTTTGTAATGTGGTTGGACGCTGTCACGTACTTGCATCATCATGGTCACGATGAGAAGTTGCCTTGGTACAGAGGCAAg GAATGGAGTTATTTACGTGGAGGATTAACAACTATTGATAGAGATTACGGAATCTTCAACAACATCCATCACGACATTGGAACTCACGTGATCCATCATCTTTTCCCACAAATCCCTCACTATCACTTGGTCGATGCG ACGAGAGCAGCTAAACATGTGTTAGGAAGATACTACAGAGAGCCGAAGACGTCAGGAGCAATACCGATTCACTTGGTGGAGAGTTTGGTCGCAAGTATTAAAAAAGATCATTACGTCAGTGACACTGGTGATATTGTCTTCTACGAGACAGATCCAGATCTCTACGTTTATGCTTCGGACAAATCTAAAATCAATTAA
- the LOC125595996 gene encoding acyl-lipid omega-3 desaturase (cytochrome b5), endoplasmic reticulum-like isoform X1: MVVAMDQRSNVNGDSGARKEEGFDPSEQPPFKIGDIRAAIPKHCWVKSPLRSMSYVARDIFAVAALAMAAVYFDSWFLWPLYWVAQGTLFWAIFVLGHDCGHGSFSDIPLLNSVVGHILHSFILVPYHGWRISHRTHHQNHGHVENDESWVPLPEKLYKNLPHSTRMLRYTVPLPMLAYPIYLWYRSPGKEGSHFNPYSSLFAPSERKLIATSTTCWSIMLATLVYLSFLVGPVTVLKVYGVPYIIFVMWLDAVTYLHHHGHDEKLPWYRGKEWSYLRGGLTTIDRDYGIFNNIHHDIGTHVIHHLFPQIPHYHLVDATRAAKHVLGRYYREPKTSGAIPIHLVESLVASIKKDHYVSDTGDIVFYETDPDLYVYASDKSKIN, translated from the exons ATGGTTGTTGCTATGGACCAGCGCAGCAATGTTAACGGAGATTCCGGTGCCCGGAAGGAAGAAGGGTTTGATCCAAGCGAACAACCACCGTTTAAGATCGGAGATATCAGGGCGGCGATTCCTAAGCATTGTTGGGTGAAGAGTCCTTTGAGATCTATGAGCTACGTCGCCAGAGACATTTTCGCCGTCGCGGCTCTGGCCATGGCCGCCGTGTATTTTGATAGCTGGTTCCTCTGGCCACTCTACTGGGTTGCCCAAGGAACCCTTTTCTGGGCCATCTTCGTTCTTGGCCACGACTG TGGACATGGGAGTTTTTCAGACATTCCTCTGCTGAACAGTGTGGTTGGTCACATTCTTCATTCATTCATCCTCGTTCCTTACCATGGTTG GAGAATAAGCCATCGGACACACCACCAGAACCATGGCCATGTTGAAAACGACGAGTCTTGGGTTCCG TTGCCAGAAAAGTTGTACAAGAACTTGCCCCATAGTACTCGGATGCTCAGATACACTGTTCCTCTGCCCATGCTCGCTTACCCGATCTatctg TGGTACAGAAGTCCTGGAAAAGAAGGGTCACATTTTAACCCATACAGTAGTTTATTTGCTCCAAGCGAGAGGAAGCTTATTGCAACTTCAACAACTTGCTGGTCCATAATGTTGGCCACTCTTGTTTATCTATCGTTCCTCGTTGGTCCAGTCACAGTTCTCAAAGTCTATGGTGTTCCTTACATT ATCTTTGTAATGTGGTTGGACGCTGTCACGTACTTGCATCATCATGGTCACGATGAGAAGTTGCCTTGGTACAGAGGCAAg GAATGGAGTTATTTACGTGGAGGATTAACAACTATTGATAGAGATTACGGAATCTTCAACAACATCCATCACGACATTGGAACTCACGTGATCCATCATCTTTTCCCACAAATCCCTCACTATCACTTGGTCGATGCG ACGAGAGCAGCTAAACATGTGTTAGGAAGATACTACAGAGAGCCGAAGACGTCAGGAGCAATACCGATTCACTTGGTGGAGAGTTTGGTCGCAAGTATTAAAAAAGATCATTACGTCAGTGACACTGGTGATATTGTCTTCTACGAGACAGATCCAGATCTCTACGTTTATGCTTCGGACAAATCTAAAATCAATTAA